The Streptomyces sp. Mut1 genome window below encodes:
- a CDS encoding FecCD family ABC transporter permease — MTVAGRASKTAGNRRAVPQTALLVGGLVLLAALAVISMGVGARHVAPGEVVRALFDYRGTDDHVIVRDVRAPRAMLAVAVGAALAVAGALIQTLARNPLAEPGILGVTAGAGFAVTIGSALGMAGGQAGELGFAITGSVIAALMVAAVGRRSPLRLVLTGVALTAVLNGVALGMRLMLPDVFDVYRFWSVGTLAGREQASLALPLTAIAVSLAGALLLSRALNALTLGENVAHTLGANVGRVRVATLVLITVLSGAATAVAGPILFVGLIVPHLVRRPAAGSVPWLIAYTMVLGPVLLLIADMASRVLLPTGEVPVAIVTAFLGGPMLIWAVRRYGAGSL, encoded by the coding sequence GTGACCGTCGCGGGCCGCGCGTCCAAGACGGCGGGAAACCGGCGGGCCGTCCCGCAGACCGCCCTGCTCGTCGGCGGACTGGTACTGCTGGCAGCTCTCGCCGTAATCAGCATGGGCGTCGGGGCCCGCCACGTCGCCCCCGGCGAAGTGGTACGCGCACTCTTCGACTACCGGGGCACCGACGACCACGTCATCGTCCGCGACGTGCGGGCACCGCGTGCGATGCTCGCCGTCGCCGTCGGTGCCGCGCTCGCCGTAGCGGGCGCGCTCATCCAGACGCTCGCCCGCAACCCGCTGGCCGAGCCCGGCATCCTCGGGGTCACCGCGGGCGCCGGGTTCGCCGTCACCATCGGCTCCGCGCTCGGCATGGCCGGCGGCCAGGCGGGCGAACTGGGCTTCGCGATCACCGGTTCCGTGATCGCGGCGCTCATGGTCGCCGCGGTCGGCCGCCGCTCGCCCCTGCGCCTCGTACTCACGGGGGTGGCGCTGACCGCGGTGCTGAACGGCGTCGCCCTCGGCATGCGGCTGATGCTCCCCGACGTCTTCGACGTCTACCGGTTCTGGTCGGTGGGAACACTCGCCGGACGCGAACAGGCCTCCCTGGCCCTTCCGCTGACCGCGATAGCCGTCTCGCTGGCCGGTGCGCTGCTGCTGAGCCGGGCACTGAACGCCCTGACGCTCGGCGAGAACGTGGCACACACCCTCGGGGCCAACGTCGGCCGGGTACGCGTCGCCACCCTCGTCCTCATCACCGTGCTCAGCGGTGCGGCGACGGCGGTGGCGGGGCCGATCCTCTTCGTCGGGCTCATCGTGCCGCACCTGGTACGCAGACCCGCCGCCGGATCGGTGCCCTGGCTGATCGCCTACACCATGGTGCTCGGCCCGGTCCTGCTGCTCATCGCCGACATGGCCTCCCGCGTGCTGCTGCCCACCGGCGAGGTGCCGGTGGCCATCGTGACCGCGTTCCTCGGCGGCCCCATGCTGATCTGGGCGGTCCGTCGCTACGGGGCGGGGTCACTGTGA
- a CDS encoding ABC transporter substrate-binding protein, translated as MSIRRSSGLVGALALALVLAGCGSSSDGGSDSASEKSRTRVFTADNGKITIPVNPKRVVATGYAVPALIEADAPLVGISSWKRGEPMMTKEDLATYNKLTKIAGEQAAETNYEAVAEAEPDLIVIGVPAPVLGDIDIKRLESIAPVVAIGPSLPSAWRDLSRKQADAAGAIKQFDAQKKTYDTKAAELAAKYKDVLPKLNLGHVGAYGDAAKGTFQREFGGSWGTNIAQDLGAKYYGKVKKAGSGSSAVSEYPSIEELPDAFREADALTYSVDADGSVPKSVQYVLDSKLWKNLPAVKAGKTYPLRYTEAATYGEALMTLDAIDKSLAPLLNR; from the coding sequence ATGTCCATACGCAGATCGTCCGGTCTGGTCGGCGCCCTCGCGCTGGCCCTCGTTCTGGCCGGATGCGGGTCATCCTCCGACGGCGGGTCCGACTCCGCCTCGGAGAAGAGCAGGACCCGGGTGTTCACCGCGGACAACGGCAAGATCACCATCCCGGTGAACCCGAAGCGTGTGGTGGCCACCGGGTACGCCGTACCCGCCCTCATCGAGGCCGACGCACCGCTGGTCGGCATCTCCTCGTGGAAGCGCGGCGAGCCGATGATGACCAAGGAGGACCTCGCCACCTACAACAAGCTCACGAAGATCGCGGGTGAGCAGGCGGCCGAGACCAACTACGAGGCCGTCGCCGAGGCCGAGCCCGACCTGATCGTCATCGGTGTGCCGGCGCCCGTCCTCGGTGACATCGACATCAAGCGGCTGGAGTCCATCGCCCCCGTCGTCGCGATCGGCCCGAGCCTGCCGTCCGCCTGGCGCGACCTCTCGCGCAAGCAGGCCGACGCCGCGGGCGCCATCAAGCAGTTCGACGCCCAGAAGAAGACCTACGACACCAAGGCCGCCGAACTGGCCGCCAAGTACAAGGACGTGCTGCCGAAGCTCAACCTCGGCCACGTCGGCGCGTACGGTGACGCCGCCAAGGGCACCTTCCAGCGCGAGTTCGGCGGTTCGTGGGGCACCAACATCGCCCAGGACCTCGGCGCGAAGTACTACGGCAAGGTCAAGAAGGCCGGCTCCGGTTCGAGCGCGGTCAGCGAATACCCCTCCATCGAGGAGCTTCCCGACGCCTTCCGCGAGGCCGACGCCCTGACCTACTCTGTCGACGCCGACGGCAGCGTCCCGAAGTCCGTCCAGTACGTCCTGGACTCCAAGCTCTGGAAGAACCTGCCCGCCGTCAAGGCCGGCAAGACCTACCCGCTCCGTTACACCGAGGCCGCCACCTACGGCGAGGCCCTGATGACCCTGGACGCGATCGACAAGTCGCTCGCTCCGCTGCTGAACCGGTGA
- a CDS encoding siderophore-interacting protein, producing the protein MSRTDQRDRYLERIAEVRAGLHAEKVGYPIGIREAEVVRTSTVGTGLLRVTLGGAGTEGFEAHAPDEHVKLIFPEADGTLRLPERNGAMLRWPRPVPTSREYTVRRYDPATGELDIDIAAHEGGLASDWARKVQPGDTMHIAGPPGGLIVPHSYGRYLLVGDLTALPAIARWLEELPRAARGWAFIEVADAGEEIGLTAPEGVEVQWLHRDGRPAGSGDALSRAAMAVTVPEGERAYVWVAGEAGQIKPLRRWVRDELRLEKADYDITGYWKRGVADFDEDDHDHSHSHDHDHSHDH; encoded by the coding sequence GTGAGCCGCACCGACCAGCGGGACCGGTACCTGGAGCGGATCGCCGAGGTGCGGGCCGGCCTGCACGCCGAGAAGGTCGGCTACCCGATCGGCATCCGGGAGGCCGAGGTCGTGCGTACGTCCACGGTCGGCACGGGGCTGCTGCGGGTGACCCTGGGCGGGGCGGGCACCGAGGGGTTCGAGGCCCACGCGCCCGACGAGCACGTCAAGCTGATCTTCCCGGAGGCGGACGGCACCCTGCGCCTGCCCGAGCGCAACGGGGCGATGCTGCGCTGGCCGAGGCCGGTGCCCACCTCGCGCGAGTACACCGTGCGCCGCTACGACCCCGCCACGGGCGAGCTCGACATCGACATCGCCGCACATGAGGGCGGTCTCGCCTCCGACTGGGCCCGCAAGGTGCAGCCCGGCGACACCATGCACATCGCGGGGCCGCCCGGCGGGCTGATCGTCCCGCACAGCTACGGCCGCTACCTGCTCGTCGGCGATCTCACCGCGCTGCCCGCCATCGCGCGGTGGCTGGAGGAACTGCCCCGGGCCGCCAGGGGCTGGGCGTTCATCGAAGTCGCGGACGCCGGCGAGGAGATCGGACTGACCGCGCCCGAGGGCGTCGAGGTGCAGTGGCTGCACCGCGACGGCCGCCCGGCCGGCTCCGGTGACGCGCTCTCGCGTGCCGCCATGGCGGTCACCGTGCCCGAGGGGGAGCGGGCGTATGTCTGGGTCGCGGGGGAGGCGGGGCAGATCAAGCCGCTGCGCCGCTGGGTCCGTGACGAACTGCGCCTGGAGAAGGCCGACTACGACATCACCGGCTACTGGAAGCGCGGCGTCGCGGACTTCGACGAGGACGACCACGACCACAGTCACAGTCACGACCACGACCACAGTCACGACCACTGA
- a CDS encoding phosphopantetheine-binding protein, which yields MSQTLSPERVRADIAELLGCEPAEIAPEENLVDLGLDSMRIMVLVERWRAAGATTLEFPDLFELPELGHWQALLAGEAA from the coding sequence ATGAGCCAGACCTTGTCGCCCGAGCGTGTCCGGGCCGACATCGCGGAACTGCTGGGCTGTGAGCCCGCCGAGATCGCACCCGAGGAGAATCTCGTCGACCTCGGGCTCGACTCGATGCGCATCATGGTCCTGGTCGAGCGCTGGCGGGCGGCAGGGGCGACCACGCTGGAGTTCCCCGACCTCTTCGAGCTGCCCGAACTCGGCCACTGGCAGGCGCTGCTGGCGGGTGAGGCAGCGTGA